The stretch of DNA tcttaaatatttattttcttctactTCTACCaaattatttctattttctAAATGTTTCTTTTCCATTTCCTCTTCTTTGTCTTTCTCATTTTCtacattcttttttatcGTATTGTAATTTTCCCAATTTgattcttcatattttttttctttttctttattattaccCTTCTTTGATGATTCATCGTTAgctatttttttgaaaaaactCTCCTTGTTTTCAGATTTTACATAAATCAGTTGTTTTCTTttgctttttatttttttgcaaTCGCTAGCCATAATTAAAGTGGAACTAGTTAGCTGTACATAAAcacacacacaaaaaaaaaaaaaaaaaaaaaaaaaaaaaaaatgaacatgtTCAGGTAAAGTTATAAAAAAGTTGTTATACACAAAAATATGTGAAgcaataaatgatatatgtCATAATTCATGTCAGTATAAAAATTGGAAAATATGAGTAcacacataaaataaataaatatatatatatatatatatatatttatttatatttatatttattcatttacatatttattagttTCAACTTTTATGTCTTAATttgtaacatatataataataaacaaaattttgCCTGAACAGTTCATATAAATTAGTAATAATTTTTCCTACACTTTTTTGGCTGATTTTTGgattaaaacaaaatattaagCAAACTCCACAAGTTTTCtggatataattaaaaagaacTTTGCAAAGAACGCTTTGTCTTTTATCTGACTCATCAAGGTTGCCcatcttaaaaaataaaaattaaaaaaagacaaaaaaattgaaacgaataaataaacataaataaataaatatatatatatatattatagacaTGCCTGCATTTTTCTCAACATTTTGTTTAGTGACGTAAGGGaggaatttaaaaatttgcTAGATGTTTTATCATTTCTGTGTTCATTcttatttgtattaaattCTTCTCTTTCACATCCAACCAGATCAACTAAGGTTAAAACTCCGTAATAATCTCTTATAGTTTCAATGCCGTTGTGTAAGGTGCAATCAGAGATGTTGACAAAAAATTGGATTATTGCATGAGACCTACTTGATCTAATACAAAAGAGgagaaacatataaataaataaatataaatatatatatatatatatatatatatgttattttttatgttgttTAAAAATGTCTCTtgataagtatatattttattattatattgtaatattttcACTTATATTATTGATACCGCATATTTTGAGATGTAGCCTCAACGTTTCTTAAAAGACATGCACTGTCAATGATTTTTTTTGCTATATCataattttgaatattaACAACTTTATAAGAATATCTTATAGTTTTGAGATAGTATTCTTCCGTATAgaattcaatatttttttcattgagGTTGGATATAAGATCAATAAGTGTATCTCCCAAAATTTCATAAATACTTAAATAAAtagctttttttttatttttattttttgaattacataatttgtataaataatgaacaaaataataaatgattcCATATTCTTTATTAGATCCAAATAATGTGTATGTTTTACCACTTCCAGTTTGTCCATAAGTAATTATGGTTTCTTTAAATCCATTACatacattattaataataaaatgtcctcctatattattaaatattgtttgattatcatcattttcatcaaATACTATATcgaaattatatttttctatttcaaaatctttatcaaaatataatgCTGTTTTATCATTTGGATCTGTATGTAATGTGgacttttcattttcatctaACTTTCTGATTCTAACCACAACATTTTCTAGTTTTGTTTCTGTCTTTTCTATAACTTCATTTGTTTTTAGTTTAGGGTGTGTATCTTTAACACTTTCTTTGCCTTCAAAAAGGAagagtataatatataccaatataaaagaaaatgtaaatgtaaatgtaaatgtaaaggtaaatgtaaatatgtaGAAATAAATGCATAagcacacatatatatatatatatatatatatatatatatatatatttatttatttatttgtatggTGCCGTGAAGAAACCAATTAGATGTAAAAGATACCCTTACAATATTTACTTTTCCATATATAATACacttaatttaaaatattattaattttcaatatttacACAATtgactattattattattatattacttatatattcatattatcaacaaatttaatatatttagaaacttttttttttttttttttttttatattcttaatacaaaaaaaagaaacaaatgaACATAACCCTTTTTTATAAGAGGATGAAatgttaaatatttaatttttagtTCATATCAAAGTAATTGAATTAAcacatgaaatatatatatatatatttatttatttatatatttttattttttttctaactGTATATATTCTTTGATTGAACTACTGATTCGCTATAAGCTCTCTTATACATTtcagacaaaaaaaaaagaggagaataaaagaaaacataatatatatctttaaaaaaaaataatcctaaataaaaattattattatattggataatatatatatatgatctatagattataataacaataatttatttgtgtTCTTATTATATCACCTTCTAAAGTTTTTcttttctaatatattatatatataatatttttcacatactatattttcttctataggtaaaaaaaaaaaaaaaaaaaataaataacaaaattataaaaaaatgtccataattttttttttttttatacgaaaatataattcaaaaaataaaaaaaataaaaaaataaaaaaataaaaaaattatcaatatatatattatatatatattttttatttttataataatatttgtatgttTTTAACACAAGCATATAATTGTTTGGAATAAGTAGAGGAAACATatagtattattttatatatatatatatatatatataatgtatttaatatatatatatatatatatatatatatacaattttattgtatattattattttagatACGgccttttaatatatattaaaattaaaaaatatatatttttttttatattgaaatactttataaaaaaatattataatatatatatattatatatatatataatattatacagttatattatattattttatttatttgttatataataaaattgttttatatgtttatattataaattaagattttatcatttgcttcttttaaaaaaaataataatatagatatgcTTTTGTAACCtgatatttatatctataagGATATAGtgtcaaaataaaataaataaataaataaataagtacatatacatatatatatatatatatatatatatatatatatatatatatatatatatatattttatttatatgccaaagtaaatatattacaatgcttgtgttataaaataaataaaaagaaaatgttgAAATGGAAAGAGATGAATTAAAGAAAGGAAATGAAGTATCAGTATTGTGtgaagataaaaatgaaagaatGAAGAAGAGTGATGagtttttttcttatatagatgataatataaatgagcACATATATTATGAGAATAGTAagaatgatgataataaattgttgaataataataatattaaaaataataaaaattcttataatttttataatataaaatatatggtagaatatgatgaagataaaaaaaaagatgttGGTTATATCTTAAGTGATAAAGAACGATATgagtttttaaaatatgcagattatttttttgttgaaaataaaaataatgtagatatatatcgtgaaataaaatatgtattaaaaaataataatccaaatttattatgtttattaaaaaatatatgtttattaggacatataatttattttaatgagatattatatgaatcaaaattattaacatcaaatgatattcataaaattgaaaatatattatataaaaatgaagataatttttcaaataattatagtattatttataattcttttctttttttattagaaataattaaattaagtACACATAAAGGTGTTCAggatttttcttattatcaaTTATTtcgaaataaaaaaattattgagactcttttattttataattttaatgctcataaaaacaaaataaaaaataaagaacatttttttataaaaaaaaataatcaagcaatttttataaataatattattacattacATATTGTAAATATGTTAAATCAGACTCAGAAACATATTCGTTTGTATgcattaaaaatatgtattttatttatatcacacATTAGTAAATCTAATCATATAAttaatcatattataaatataatatcccAACAAATAAATTTCGATGAATATATTCATGCATTTGCAGTTTTCTTACAACTTGTTCCTTATCTAAATCATGAcactttatattatattatcaaaaaattttataaatctttaataaaaaaaaaaaatgaaacttCAAATATATTGTCTTTATTTATGAACATAAAAAAGGGAGGAGTCCAAAATATTCATctagagaaaaaaaaaaaaaaaaaaaaaaaaaaaacatctCAAAAAAGATGTCCATCTAATGTtgatagtagtaataataatagtgataaAGAGAGGAGCTTACATATGGTTTTAGAACAtgaaaaatatcaaaataaaaatgattataataaaaaaaatttgaatcataaaaatgaatCATGTGTATCTGCATATGagataaataatacaaaggAGGAGAGTAAGTCACATATATTTGAAGatttagatatatttaaaaatttacaatattataagaatatttatgatgaagatatatattctttaaaaaataataaaaagaataaatacataaaaaaaatgatatatataataaatgataatttttgttttatcaaATGTTTATATCTAGGGTTGATAGGAAGTAAATTGAATGAATTATATTCTTATGTgtcttattatttatttaaaatattatggaatattataaataaaatattttatataccaTATAATCAatgtgatgaaaataaaatcataCACTTGTTagatatattcttttataatacTACAATACTAAGTGttacaaatattttcttattaaatttacaagttattatattaaaattattattaaatgtatcacaaacatatataatgaataaaagatatataacatttttttcaataagaagtttattatatttaataaaaaaaaaaaaattatttatttgtatagatagttatatatatgaacagcAAATGTTAGATAATTACAGAtatccattttattttatgaacaattttttttatatgtctACATTTCAATATTCTGATATATTACAACTATTAAACGTTATTCTTTTAAACAATGATAaagattataattatcaatataatcaaaatgatcagaataataataattattattattacaattctAATACTCTttctatttatttctttattcaattaatatataaattttttaaagttATTCAAGGGtctaaaacaaaatataatacatataatatatataatacatataatatatataatatatataatataatgaataataatgtttttaaagacaaaaaaaaaaatactcaCAAGGATTCTTCTAatacttttaatttttcttactTTGATTtgaatgtaaataaatttataacattttttaaaaatatagaagatGTATATATTCAAAGGAAGGAGAGTTCCAAccttgaaaatataaaaaaaaaaaaagtagatCATATAAAGGATGAAACAAAAAAGGAatccaaaaaaaatgatttcattaataattatcatattaataatcataatgttcaaaataataatgatcataGAGGTAAATTCAACTTTCTTATAACACTCAATGATTCTAATAATACAACAGATAGACATAAAAATgctcatatttttttcaataattttatttatactgcaaaaaataaacacacaaacaataatataaatattaaaaatttaaacatAAAACTGGACATTATTAggatgaagaaaaagaaaaataataaatccaATAAAgttaagaacaaaaaaagtaataaattaataacatATTACACTCcacacataaataaaaataatactattataaataaattaataaacaaaatggaaaaaagagaaaaaaaaaaaaacaaaaaaataaaaaatattaaaaaacaaaagaatatAGGAAAGACAacagaaataaataaatcaagTAAACAAATAAGCAAACAAAATggaataaaacatataaatgaaaatataagtgataataataatatttatgataataatcaaaattcTTATTCAAATGTTAAAAATTTGTTctcattaaataataacaaccaAAATGAAGATGcgtttaataattataaaaatataactaGCAGCTTCACCACTTCTTCTAGTAGTTGTATttatagtagtagtagtaatatatataatgagcATGATTatcaagaaaaagaaaaagaaaaaagaatggATTCAACAAATTGTTTAAAacatacacaaaaaaatggtattaacaataattataattatagttatgataataatagtttTAATAGTGATgctttaaataatgaaataaatacacTTTCTCATTCTTcagatatacataaaaatgtaatatctaatataaatgttaGAAGTGATGGAATAAGCGATATTAGCTTTTCTAAAAATTCCATTTTTAAtcaagatataaataatttttttctcataaataatgataaaaataataaaaatataaataaaatatataatacacattatatatcttatgcttttcatattttaaaacaaaataaaataaatctaTGCAACCTTAtcgatgaaaataaattattttatcataacaataatgaaaatactctatttatacattttaaaaatgaattcttaaaaaaagaaatagacAAAAATGTTGATATACCAAATATTATtgtcttaaaaaaaattatgattataaaaattcttttttttctttataaacataacaacttattaattattaaattatatattcttaaaacTTTATCCATTTTATCAAACCATTTAATTTATGAAGAAGATATAGAAAACTTTATAAGAATATTCAATTATTTTGTtacacattttttaaaacaaaatgattttattaatacacACACATCAACTTTATTAAaacatgataaaaaaaataatgtaaatacGAATTCTACACAGTTattaaacaaacaaaaatataaaaaaaatcataaatttcaaaatatccaagaaaaaaatgtaaatgaaatattatatagtaattcatataattcagATCACACATCTTATTTAGGAAGTGTAATTATGTCATCAGATTCATCTAcacaagaacaaaaaaataatcaaaaaaataaaataaataaaaaaaattatcttaACAATTTTGTAAGTTatctattaaataaaaagcaTATGCTCATATTAGAAGAAACAAATAgctcatattataataaaaatgtattaaaaaattttatacgtatttatataacagatattatatataaattattgaaatataaaaatcaaataatattgaattctattctttatattttttcaagtAATCAAAGTATACCTTTCTTTAATTTGTTCTATATTGTTAATAAAGAAGCTATTGAACAAATATTGAAAGAAcctttcttttatttaacaGTAGAAAGAAAATGTATAAACgaaaaggagaaaaaaaaggaaaacaaAAAGGAAAACCAAGATgctcatataaatattaatcataataataatcattttgaaataaaaaaagaaaactatAAACATGAAGAccaaaaaagtaataatatatatcccATTTCTTATCAACACTCTTACCTTAACATTTTAAACGAACACTTTTTCCAATCATTCCAATTCGATAATATTAGCCTCAATAATGTCAAAactcttttttatttctctttttttaattttattaatgataaagattctatgattatatttagaaaaaaaactCTCACATTCTTAAATATtctaaatgatatatatttttttaaaaccaACAAATACGTGTTTTATCGGgaaaagtataaaaaaaattttttgtgTGCAGACAAAACAAATGATTTTGCATGTATAAGTCAGGCAAATGACCTAACACGTGCAGGCAAAATGGACGAATTATTATGTACAAGTCAGGTAAATAAAAAGTGGCAAAATGATGAAAGAGTGGGagtattatcatataaagaTAGGAATAATTTGAAGATTGAAAGTATGAatggaaataaatatattaatattgaaGATGCTggtatagataaaaaaaataagacaggcataaaatatgatatgaataatagcaatatgatgaatattaatagtgataattcaaataaatttactgatgatgatgatgattattattattattattattctagTTCTTCGTGTAGTGTATCGATATCATGTGCATCATATAATTCTGTTGATGATAGTAGTACTGTTGATAATGTATCAGATGGTAATAACGAATCTGTTGATGATGACTTTTCAATTTCTTCTATATCtaataaatcatttaaaaataggataataaaatcatatgacaatttatataatgaagatatgaatacaaatgaaaatatcCAAATGAATtttgatataaaagaatgttcatatatatatatgtataaaattgGTTTGTATTGTATAATATCgggttattataattatggatataaaatatttggaAAATTATATGTGATGGTTAATAAGAGagatataaaattatggTTAGAatgtttattaaattattgtaaattttattatttaaataaaagaaaaccCAAACAAAGaaaacatttatatgtaaGAAAAACGAATGATAAGgacaatatgtataataatataaaaaataatagaaacgaattatatcataataagAACGATTTTTTTACTCActgtaattataatattggtTATATAAATCCTTCCAAATGTTTAGAAAAAGCTCAAGAGTGtgtaaaagaaataataagttataaagaaaatttttttcatgttttcttatttttacaaataaaaaaaaatatatataaagctatagaaaatttaattattttaataaatgatataaaagatgaaataaattatacTGTGAAATATTTTACGTATAATattgaagaatatatatattttttaaaaagtattttcatatacttaatattactattaaattttaaatatgaattttCAAGATTATcgaaaagaatattatatatatatattgtattgaTTAAAAcgttatatgttatatgcaTTTTTatgaagaataaaataattccatatttatttttgaattcttcctttttattaaatacacTTATGGATTATAATGATGCAAGTGACGTTGAACAAAATGAAAGTGACAGTGAAGAGGATGATGAACGTGACAATAAAAGTGAAAATAAaagtgaaaataataatgtatatcATAAGGATcattataatgtatataataaggatcattataatgtatataataaggaTCATTATAAGGAAGGCATTTatgatcaaaataataacattataaatgttaaaaaaaagaaaacaaaaatgaaCTTATTTATGTGGGGAGATGATTATACAGGATATAATTTTACAAGATTATATttggaaagaaaaaaagaaaagataatacaaaaaaatctTTTTTCAAAAGAATTGAAAGATGTCGATGGCAAATCGTTTCAAGaaatttttgaatatataaaaaatttgtgGAAAGTATCAGgagaaaaattttttttttattatcatatacataatttaaatgaaatgtatcataatttatttaaagataatattataaataaaaaaaaaatcctcaattttttaaaagtctatcttttaattctaaataaaattaattatccGACTCCTCCTCGTTTCTTGTCATCTCGTAGTTTCCCCTATATAGTTAGTCgtgcatacatatataaatcggtaagaatataaaaagagtaaatatataaggaCGAATAAATgtgtatacataataatatatataataatatatataataaaatatatattgtatatatatttatttatttatttatttagaaCCTTGGAAAAATGCAGTATGAAGTGGAGTCCGTTAAATGTATAGGCCACTTGAAAAATGCTCAagtaacaaataaaaaaataataatatatacatatatatatatatatatatatatatatatatgtgtatatatttttacatatatttattatttttataggctcatataattaaacatttttattattgtaatattaaattagttttaagaaataaaattataagaaatataaatgtaaaagcTAAAGGActttctatattttatacatttcatatacatatacaaaaCGAAGATTTAAagaattttcatatattcatGATACCACTGGATAAACATAAACAAGTATTGGGTCAAGCAAAAACAActgatttttttattaaatatatataaaataaaaatactccttttttgtaatatatacatatatatatatatatatatatgaatgcactttatatgttcatattttattattattttttttttttttgcatgtATGTTTTTACCCCTTCAAAAAAGGCTAgctatttttaatttttttataacgttaacaaaaaaaaaaaaaaaaataaaaataaaaggaataaaatataacataatattatattatataataaaagaattaattatataaataaacataaagcGTAAGGGAtgcaacatatatattttaacttGAAAATATCTAAATTAcataatttgaaaaaaaaaaaataataaatgagcacacagataaatatatatatatatatacatatatatatatatatatatatatatatatatatatatatttttatttattcattgatatgtttatatttttgtgtgATTATAACAACTTATACAATTGATTCACCCCCTCCCCCCTCTTTTATCATTTCACACTATTACTCATTTTCATTCAACAACTTCTTTATGTTAAAAGGCTTGAAGGGGATACCATCTCCTTtgtaaaatttattttgaaaTTCAACCCATTGCAATCTTAATGAATGTAAGAAACATTCCAGTGTGTCCATACATAATATAACAGCTATAgttaatattgaaaataattgagaaaataatattaagttAATTAATACAGATACAAAACTATCTCTCTTTAAAGAATTAAGAATAGTTTGCTCAAAAAAGACAAATGATAATTGTTGATGAGCTAATGATAATGCCCATAATCTTAAATAAGAAGCTGTGTTACTAATTAATCCTAATATAAATTCAATTGTTTCTATTAACTGCTCAATCCATATTTCTGAAATGTTTTCTTCATGATGATTCTCTTCTCCTCTCATATTTACTGCAGAACCTCCTTGTAAtcctttttcttcatatgtaGAACTTAATAAATGAGCTTCTATATCATCAtctgttcttttttttttctttttatttaaatattctttttcatcataattatcatcatcaccatcatcataatcatcatcatattcATCATCATATTCATCACCTTGTTGTTCATTATGATATTGTGATGaggatattttattattcattgtatttcttttatgcattgataataaattattctttGTATCAccaaacatattattattactaccaTCTGTtgttacaattttttttttattatttgttgatAATAACATATCACCTGATTTTGTATTATGATGAATGGCATTGATCATTTCTTTGGCTCCTGACTcggaataatttttattttctaaaaggaaattattactattactattattactattattattattgttgttatttcTTTTGACCATTCCTCCTCTTTTTCCTCTCctattctttttcttcatattatGGTCATTAATTTTTTGCTTTTCTTTCATGATATGATATGTTCGAATAGCTGGCttacatataaacataaaaggAATACATAAAACAAACAAAGATAATAACAGTAtctgtattatattttgataagGATAAAATTGATTCGTATTATTGATTTCTTTcattaaatacatatttataatagtaTTAATGATACCCTGTTTTTGAAATCCTCCATATCCAACTGGTGTAAcccatttatatataatcaagAAAACTAAATATCCAATCATAGATAACATCATAATTAATTGTGGTAAGAATTCAAAAAAGAAAtccatttttcttttaaaatgtAAAGCATTAAATCCTTTCATTAGTACACCAAAAGTCATATGTATAAAACCAATTATGATTGAAAATTTCATcttaaaagaattaatatatgttaattcATTTTCTGCTCCTAACCATTTACAATCAAAACCAAAAATATAAGGATATGCATATTGAACCTCACCTGTTGCTGAATCAGTTATTTCtcttcttttataatattccatATTATCTACTTGTTTATCTAACATAAAcatagaagaaaataaatttaaaggcatagaaaaaaaatcattatataaaaatccAGCATATACTGCAAAGAAACCcattaataataacatatatcgACCATCAAATAACATAGTAACCatctcattattattttttttatttttcactttattattcattaatattaaaaataaagcaaataaaaaaatacataaaccATGTCCAACATCTCCATACATTATTCcaaataaaaatggaaaCGTTATAATAGTTGATATAGCAGGATTTATCTCTCCAT from Plasmodium sp. gorilla clade G2 genome assembly, chromosome: 8 encodes:
- a CDS encoding vacuolar proton translocating ATPase subunit A, putative, with product MGIFRSEIMKHGTLVLPSDRAREYLDCLGKEVDIQFIDMNEKTMKRQYKKYIQRIDDMERILRFLEENINKLPNVKIKKSKIDSFLEHDNIYELDQVEESLNRLHVQFVRFCNNNKDLIDERNNAIEEKHVILTALNQLSPGVIRGVVGMRGSVMGVDHHQNSNKNMNNNIVSPFDEGVEDNNISLSTHIMKDGINMMFTNISGVIKTKDQESFSRTIFRAFRGNTYTYFQNIDEDADDNELLKNVEELDSLRSVGGTNNIYNNNNNNNNYDSFSDKRDNKDDKKKKKDLKSVFVVYCQGSSQSNIYDKIMKICKAYDVKTYDWPKTYEHAKKRLKELREIINDKEKALKAYEEYFINEIFVLINVVEPNKNSLIEEWKLFCKKERHIYNNLNYFEGSDITLRCDCWYSANDEEKIRHILINKSSNDLVSALLLSDKVLRPNISPPTYIKTNEFTKSYQSMVDTYGVPRYGEINPAISTIITFPFLFGIMYGDVGHGLCIFLFALFLILMNNKVKNKKNNNEMVTMLFDGRYMLLLMGFFAVYAGFLYNDFFSMPLNLFSSMFMLDKQVDNMEYYKRREITDSATGEVQYAYPYIFGFDCKWLGAENELTYINSFKMKFSIIIGFIHMTFGVLMKGFNALHFKRKMDFFFEFLPQLIMMLSMIGYLVFLIIYKWVTPVGYGGFQKQGIINTIINMYLMKEINNTNQFYPYQNIIQILLLSLFVLCIPFMFICKPAIRTYHIMKEKQKINDHNMKKKNRRGKRGGMVKRNNNNNNNSNNSNSNNFLLENKNYSESGAKEMINAIHHNTKSGDMLLSTNNKKKIVTTDGSNNNMFGDTKNNLLSMHKRNTMNNKISSSQYHNEQQGDEYDDEYDDDYDDGDDDNYDEKEYLNKKKKKRTDDDIEAHLLSSTYEEKGLQGGSAVNMRGEENHHEENISEIWIEQLIETIEFILGLISNTASYLRLWALSLAHQQLSFVFFEQTILNSLKRDSFVSVLINLILFSQLFSILTIAVILCMDTLECFLHSLRLQWVEFQNKFYKGDGIPFKPFNIKKLLNENE